One genomic region from Jiangella sp. DSM 45060 encodes:
- a CDS encoding arylamine N-acetyltransferase produces MSDAWETDRLDLDGYLGRLGIAQRPPSRAALDELHEAHVRTFTFDNVDVLLDQHPGVGLPAVQAKFAGRGRGGYCFEHSTIVAAALQRLGYDVVRHLGRVGDPAAGTQQGRSHMVVEVVLDGERLLCDPGFGMGLLRPTPLADGAESDQDGWPYRVVSTGPGLWGLQRFREAGWELAHTTDEYDVKPIDVVMAHHYTSTFPGIHFRTGLMVGKHLPGRHVMVTHRTVTIRRPGEATEHRDLRDGELVEWLRVLEVPLGADEETRLLERVAALG; encoded by the coding sequence GTGTCTGACGCCTGGGAGACCGATCGGCTCGATCTCGACGGCTACCTGGGCCGGCTGGGCATCGCGCAGCGCCCGCCGAGCCGGGCGGCCCTCGACGAGTTGCACGAGGCGCACGTCCGCACGTTCACCTTCGACAACGTCGACGTCCTGCTCGACCAACATCCGGGGGTGGGGCTGCCCGCCGTCCAGGCGAAGTTCGCCGGCCGCGGTCGTGGCGGCTACTGCTTCGAGCACTCGACGATCGTCGCCGCGGCGCTGCAGCGGCTCGGCTACGACGTCGTCCGGCATCTCGGCCGCGTCGGCGACCCCGCGGCCGGCACCCAGCAGGGCCGCAGCCACATGGTCGTCGAGGTCGTCCTGGACGGCGAACGGCTGCTCTGCGACCCCGGGTTCGGCATGGGCCTGCTGCGGCCGACGCCGCTGGCCGACGGCGCCGAGTCCGACCAGGACGGCTGGCCGTACCGCGTCGTCAGCACCGGGCCCGGACTCTGGGGGCTGCAGCGCTTCCGCGAGGCGGGGTGGGAGCTGGCGCACACGACGGACGAGTACGACGTGAAGCCGATCGACGTCGTCATGGCGCACCACTACACCAGCACGTTCCCCGGCATCCACTTCCGCACCGGCCTCATGGTCGGCAAGCACCTGCCCGGCCGGCACGTCATGGTCACCCACCGCACGGTGACCATCCGCCGGCCCGGCGAGGCCACGGAGCACCGCGACCTGCGCGACGGCGAGCTCGTCGAGTGGCTGCGGGTGCTCGAGGTGCCGCTCGGCGCCGACGAGGAGACCCGGCTGCTGGAGCGCGTCGCCGCTCTAGGGTGA
- a CDS encoding glycosyltransferase produces MTTEDPRADGVAAIIPAKDEQDRIAATVEATKSIPGVDLVVVVDDGSADRTSATATEAGAIVVGHARNRGKAAAMETGATALAAIEARETGRTAPRALLFLDADLESTAGNAKPLIGPVLAGEADMTIGVLPAQRTEGGGRGLVVDLARTGIERATGWTATQPLSGQRCLTRPAFEAALPLAEGFGVETGLTIDLLRAGFRVVEVDVEFHHRVTGTDLKAQLHRGKQYAHVMRALVTRGIRPSAPARFRRV; encoded by the coding sequence ATGACCACCGAGGACCCACGGGCCGACGGCGTCGCCGCGATCATCCCGGCCAAGGACGAGCAGGACCGCATCGCGGCCACCGTCGAGGCCACCAAGAGCATCCCGGGGGTCGATCTCGTCGTCGTGGTCGACGACGGCTCCGCCGACCGCACGTCCGCCACGGCCACCGAGGCCGGCGCCATCGTCGTCGGGCACGCCCGCAACCGCGGCAAGGCCGCCGCCATGGAGACCGGCGCCACGGCGCTGGCCGCCATCGAGGCGCGCGAGACCGGCCGCACGGCGCCGCGCGCGCTGCTCTTCCTCGACGCCGACCTCGAGTCGACGGCGGGCAACGCGAAGCCGCTGATCGGCCCGGTCCTGGCCGGTGAGGCCGACATGACCATCGGCGTGCTGCCCGCCCAGCGCACCGAGGGCGGCGGCCGCGGGCTCGTGGTCGACCTCGCCCGCACCGGCATCGAGCGGGCCACCGGCTGGACGGCCACGCAGCCGCTGTCCGGCCAGCGCTGCCTCACCCGGCCCGCGTTCGAGGCCGCGCTGCCGCTGGCCGAGGGGTTCGGCGTCGAGACCGGCCTCACCATCGACCTGCTGCGGGCCGGCTTCCGCGTCGTCGAGGTCGACGTCGAGTTCCATCACCGCGTCACCGGCACCGACCTCAAGGCCCAGCTGCACCGCGGCAAGCAGTACGCCCACGTCATGCGGGCGCTGGTCACCCGCGGCATCCGCCCGTCCGCCCCGGCCCGGTTCCGCCGTGTCTGA
- a CDS encoding arginine deiminase — protein MTTSASTTVDAADSEVGRLRTVMLHRPGPELKRLTPRNNDKLLFDGVPWVGRAQEEHDAFAGTLRDHGVEVLYLADLLTQTLSGDDARHECVEAALADPRHGDTLRDVLRSHLGGLHPDDLAQVLMAGLAHEELRSGRGLTYRLMDPHDFVIDPLPNLLFTRDSSVRIGDHVAVTSLAMAARRRETSLTSAIYRHHPRFAGMPEVYGPQLENLEGGDVLLLGPGVVAVGTGERTTPAGVERLARNVLSGGLAHTVLAVPIAQDRATMHLDTVLTMVDHDAIVMYPNVADELTAVALRWSGDDLVIDPEPAPFVEAAAAAMGIDALRIVETGLDPVTAEREQWDDGNNTLAIGPRLAVAYERNIETNARLEDAGIEVLRIAGSELGSGRGGPRCMSCPIRRDSALANPH, from the coding sequence ATGACAACGTCCGCGTCCACCACCGTCGACGCCGCCGACTCCGAGGTCGGGCGGCTGCGCACCGTCATGCTGCACCGGCCCGGTCCGGAGCTGAAGCGGCTCACACCGCGCAACAACGACAAGCTGCTGTTCGACGGCGTCCCCTGGGTGGGCCGAGCGCAGGAGGAGCACGACGCGTTCGCCGGCACGCTGCGCGATCACGGCGTCGAGGTGCTCTACCTCGCCGACCTGCTGACGCAGACGCTGTCCGGCGACGACGCGCGCCACGAGTGCGTCGAGGCGGCGCTGGCCGACCCACGCCACGGCGACACCTTGCGCGACGTGCTCCGGTCACACCTCGGCGGGCTGCACCCCGACGACCTCGCCCAGGTGCTCATGGCCGGGCTTGCGCACGAGGAGCTGCGGTCCGGCCGCGGGCTCACCTATCGGCTGATGGACCCCCACGACTTCGTGATCGACCCGCTGCCGAACCTCTTGTTCACCCGCGACTCCAGCGTGCGCATCGGCGACCACGTCGCCGTCACCAGCCTCGCCATGGCCGCGCGGCGCCGCGAGACCAGCCTGACGTCGGCGATCTACCGGCACCACCCGCGCTTCGCCGGGATGCCGGAGGTGTACGGACCGCAGCTGGAGAACCTCGAGGGCGGCGACGTGCTGCTGCTCGGGCCCGGTGTCGTCGCGGTCGGCACCGGCGAGCGCACCACGCCGGCCGGCGTCGAGCGGCTGGCCCGCAACGTGCTCAGCGGCGGCCTCGCGCACACCGTCCTGGCCGTCCCGATCGCGCAGGACCGCGCCACGATGCACCTCGACACCGTGCTCACGATGGTCGACCACGACGCCATCGTCATGTACCCGAACGTCGCCGACGAGCTGACGGCGGTCGCCCTGCGGTGGTCCGGCGACGACCTCGTCATCGACCCCGAGCCGGCGCCGTTCGTCGAGGCGGCCGCGGCGGCCATGGGCATCGACGCGCTGCGCATCGTCGAGACCGGCCTCGACCCCGTCACCGCCGAGCGTGAGCAGTGGGACGACGGCAACAACACGCTGGCCATCGGGCCGCGGCTGGCCGTCGCCTACGAGCGCAACATCGAGACAAACGCCCGGCTCGAGGACGCCGGCATCGAGGTGCTGCGCATCGCCGGCAGCGAGCTGGGCTCCGGCCGGGGCGGGCCGCGGTGCATGTCGTGCCCGATCCGCCGCGACTCCGCGCTGGCGAACCCGCACTGA
- a CDS encoding DUF5926 family protein, which translates to MSATTEVPVVGPRQPCPCGSGKRYKVCHGKQARDAERQYVVRPFAGLPGECDWVAMREIVSAATAPLRLASGDDRSVVVCTLLPGAFPALVRENGEILLALQTMTSTGDPAADLGHTLAAALETEPGSTVSPAPRTAGAPRLHDLIDTDAEFQVTVHDGFDYWLDPESDAASEAKAALEEANSAVVPAARLTSVEAAYWCSLGDRDQVRWVLPYDEEPLLDGLARLHAAGDDTLGEGTRLLGTFRAAGLLVPVWDLVDGTPADAVEEPAAALGERLAAAVAEKAPLTSEQRRARAGLANRQVTIR; encoded by the coding sequence GTGAGTGCCACTACCGAAGTTCCCGTCGTCGGCCCCCGCCAGCCCTGCCCGTGCGGCTCGGGCAAGCGCTACAAGGTCTGCCACGGCAAGCAGGCCCGCGACGCCGAGCGGCAGTACGTCGTCCGGCCGTTCGCCGGGCTGCCGGGCGAGTGCGACTGGGTGGCCATGCGCGAGATCGTGTCCGCCGCCACCGCGCCGCTGCGGCTGGCCTCGGGCGACGACCGCTCCGTCGTCGTCTGCACGCTGCTGCCGGGCGCGTTCCCGGCGCTGGTGCGCGAGAACGGCGAGATCCTGCTGGCGCTGCAGACCATGACGTCCACCGGCGACCCCGCCGCCGACCTCGGGCACACGCTGGCCGCGGCGCTCGAGACCGAGCCCGGCTCGACGGTGAGCCCGGCGCCGCGCACGGCCGGCGCGCCCCGTCTGCACGACCTCATCGACACCGACGCGGAATTCCAGGTGACGGTTCACGACGGATTCGACTACTGGTTGGATCCCGAGTCGGATGCTGCTTCGGAGGCCAAGGCGGCGCTCGAAGAGGCCAATTCGGCCGTCGTTCCGGCGGCCCGGCTGACGTCGGTCGAGGCGGCCTACTGGTGCAGCCTCGGCGACCGCGACCAGGTCCGCTGGGTACTCCCGTACGACGAGGAGCCGCTGCTCGACGGGCTGGCACGGCTGCACGCCGCGGGTGACGACACGCTCGGCGAGGGCACCCGGCTGCTCGGCACGTTCCGCGCCGCCGGCCTGCTCGTCCCGGTCTGGGATCTGGTCGACGGCACGCCCGCCGACGCCGTCGAGGAACCCGCCGCCGCGCTGGGCGAACGGCTGGCCGCGGCGGTGGCCGAGAAGGCGCCGCTGACGTCCGAGCAGCGCCGCGCGCGGGCCGGCCTCGCGAACCGTCAGGTGACCATCCGCTGA
- a CDS encoding ATP-binding protein, with protein sequence MATRREARSNSARSVELTGEVSNVPHARHLVAEDLRNTNVSPTVIENALIVVTELVTNAILHAQPLPLSGTRTGVVLQWAVLGDDVLIEVSDGGGSERPRVRQATSTEDQGRGLSIVDAIAREWRVRSEPGRVTVHAVVGPWNSGA encoded by the coding sequence GTGGCCACGAGGCGTGAGGCTCGATCCAACAGCGCACGCTCCGTCGAGCTGACCGGTGAGGTCAGCAACGTGCCGCACGCTCGCCACCTGGTCGCCGAAGACCTTCGCAACACCAACGTCTCTCCCACGGTCATCGAGAACGCGCTCATCGTCGTCACCGAGCTCGTCACCAACGCCATCCTGCACGCGCAGCCGCTGCCGCTCAGCGGCACCCGCACCGGGGTCGTGCTGCAGTGGGCGGTCCTGGGCGACGACGTCCTCATCGAGGTCAGCGACGGCGGCGGCTCCGAGCGCCCGCGCGTGCGCCAGGCGACGTCCACCGAGGACCAAGGCCGCGGGCTGTCCATCGTCGACGCCATCGCGCGCGAGTGGCGGGTGCGCTCCGAGCCCGGCCGGGTGACGGTGCACGCCGTCGTCGGCCCGTGGAACTCCGGCGCCTGA
- a CDS encoding globin domain-containing protein, whose protein sequence is MQGRQNGAAAVADAGQEGDTRSGPAGEDTPSPDGASGAGTAAGTEAEPERALEPQPANTTGLDDEALRESLTIVEDHLDTVGTDFYAQLFTIAPETRELFGAGMAVQRSRLVGALVRIVGNAGDRESLQPYLEGLGRDHRKFGVIDQHYAPVGTALILAVRRSLGDAWTPRHEKAWIDAYDYIAGVMVGAARRDAVISPPWWDAEVVYHRRILDDLAIMQVRPHTDYPYRPGQYAYVTTPRRPKIWRAYSMASAPRDDGLLEFHVRTVGAGWVSSALVWRTEPGDVLHLGAPQGHDVATPRSEHDLLCITGGTGIAPVLATLQELEQRQDGRRVHVFYAGRDRDHLYALPHLESIGVRYRRLTVVPVVSPDGPTDRSPDLMGNIVSAYGDWRKHRVYVAGPTGMVSTSLERLRQQGVPDEQIVVDDYGLW, encoded by the coding sequence GTGCAAGGGCGGCAGAACGGCGCGGCCGCGGTTGCGGATGCCGGCCAGGAGGGTGACACTCGGTCGGGTCCGGCCGGCGAGGACACGCCGTCACCCGACGGCGCTTCAGGGGCCGGCACGGCAGCAGGTACCGAGGCAGAGCCGGAGCGAGCACTGGAACCTCAGCCAGCCAACACCACAGGCCTCGACGACGAGGCGCTGCGGGAGAGCCTGACCATCGTCGAGGACCACCTCGACACGGTCGGCACCGACTTCTACGCGCAGCTGTTCACCATCGCGCCGGAGACCCGCGAGCTGTTCGGCGCGGGCATGGCGGTACAGCGGTCGCGGCTGGTGGGCGCGCTGGTGCGCATCGTCGGCAACGCCGGCGACCGCGAGTCGTTGCAGCCGTACCTCGAAGGGCTCGGCCGCGACCACCGCAAGTTCGGCGTCATCGACCAGCACTACGCGCCCGTCGGCACGGCGCTCATCCTCGCGGTCCGCCGCTCGCTCGGCGACGCGTGGACGCCGCGGCACGAGAAGGCGTGGATCGACGCCTACGACTACATCGCCGGCGTCATGGTCGGCGCCGCCCGCCGCGACGCCGTCATCTCGCCGCCGTGGTGGGACGCCGAGGTCGTGTACCACCGGCGCATCCTCGACGACCTCGCGATCATGCAGGTCCGCCCGCACACGGACTATCCGTACCGGCCCGGCCAGTACGCGTACGTCACCACGCCGCGGCGGCCGAAGATCTGGCGGGCCTACTCCATGGCCTCCGCGCCGCGCGACGACGGCCTGCTCGAGTTCCACGTTCGCACCGTCGGCGCGGGCTGGGTCAGCAGCGCGCTGGTCTGGCGCACCGAGCCCGGCGACGTCCTGCACCTCGGCGCGCCGCAGGGCCACGACGTCGCCACGCCGCGGTCCGAGCACGACCTGCTCTGCATCACCGGCGGCACCGGAATCGCGCCCGTGCTGGCCACGCTGCAGGAGCTGGAGCAGCGCCAGGACGGCCGCCGCGTCCACGTGTTCTACGCCGGGCGCGACCGCGACCACCTGTACGCGCTGCCGCACCTCGAGTCGATCGGCGTGCGCTACCGGCGGCTGACCGTCGTGCCGGTGGTGTCGCCCGACGGGCCCACCGACCGCAGCCCCGACCTCATGGGCAACATCGTCTCCGCCTACGGCGACTGGCGAAAGCACCGTGTCTACGTCGCGGGCCCGACCGGCATGGTCTCGACCAGCCTCGAGCGGCTCCGGCAGCAGGGCGTGCCCGACGAGCAGATCGTCGTCGACGATTACGGTCTCTGGTGA
- a CDS encoding AAA family ATPase has protein sequence MDPVRNPYAPGAGQRPPELAGRDRELQQFDVVLERIARGRPERSLVLTGLRGVGKTVLLNALRSQAIGRMWGTGKIEARPDQSLRRPLASALHMAVRELTPRHRDPDRVDGFLGVLKAFALRSAGDGAKLRDRWQPGIDAPAATGRADTGDIEVDLVELLVDAAGVARDVGVGIALFVDEMQDIPAPDVSALCAACHELSQQGLPLVVVGAGLPHLPAVLSASKSYSERLFRYVRIDRLDREAADRALVAPAEDEGVRYDAAALDALYAATEGYPYFVQAYGKVTWDNAPTDPIGADDVRMAAPEAEAELAVGFFGSRYERATPAEREYLRAMAALSDHTHGVVPTSDVATFLGRKPSSLSPARDSLIKKGLVYSAERGTIAFTVPHFGIYLRKHATV, from the coding sequence ATGGACCCGGTGCGCAATCCCTACGCTCCCGGCGCCGGTCAGCGTCCGCCCGAGCTGGCCGGCCGCGACCGCGAGCTGCAGCAGTTCGACGTCGTGCTGGAGCGCATCGCGCGGGGACGGCCGGAGCGGTCGCTGGTGCTGACCGGGCTGCGCGGCGTCGGCAAGACGGTGCTGCTGAACGCTCTGCGGTCGCAGGCCATCGGGCGCATGTGGGGCACCGGGAAGATCGAGGCGCGGCCCGACCAATCGCTGCGCCGCCCGCTGGCCAGCGCGCTGCACATGGCGGTCCGCGAGCTGACTCCGCGGCACCGCGACCCCGACCGCGTCGACGGCTTCCTCGGGGTGCTGAAGGCGTTCGCGCTGCGCTCGGCCGGCGACGGGGCGAAGCTGCGCGACCGCTGGCAGCCGGGCATCGACGCGCCCGCGGCGACGGGGCGGGCCGACACCGGCGACATCGAGGTCGACCTCGTCGAGCTGCTGGTCGACGCGGCCGGGGTCGCCCGCGACGTCGGGGTGGGCATCGCGCTGTTCGTCGACGAGATGCAGGACATCCCCGCGCCCGACGTGTCGGCGCTGTGCGCCGCCTGCCACGAGCTGTCGCAGCAGGGCCTGCCGCTGGTCGTCGTCGGGGCGGGGTTGCCGCACCTGCCTGCCGTCCTGTCCGCGTCGAAGTCGTACTCCGAGCGGCTGTTCCGGTACGTGCGCATCGACCGGCTGGACCGCGAGGCCGCCGACCGCGCGCTGGTCGCGCCGGCCGAGGACGAGGGCGTCAGGTACGACGCGGCGGCGCTCGACGCGCTGTACGCGGCGACGGAGGGCTACCCGTACTTCGTGCAGGCCTACGGCAAGGTGACGTGGGACAACGCGCCCACCGACCCGATCGGCGCCGACGACGTCCGCATGGCCGCGCCGGAGGCCGAGGCCGAGCTGGCGGTCGGCTTCTTCGGCTCGCGCTACGAGCGGGCGACGCCGGCCGAACGCGAGTACCTGCGCGCCATGGCCGCGCTGTCCGACCACACCCACGGCGTCGTCCCCACCTCTGACGTCGCCACCTTCCTCGGCCGCAAGCCGTCGTCGCTGTCACCGGCCCGCGACTCGCTGATCAAGAAAGGCCTGGTCTACTCCGCCGAGCGCGGCACCATCGCGTTCACCGTCCCACATTTCGGCATCTACCTGCGCAAACACGCTACCGTCTGA
- a CDS encoding VOC family protein has product MDRHFAEPLDIPALARVALGFEVTNDVDMGFTRWLTVALPHDPDRHLLLEVPGPPALSEEVAGQVRDVLTKGALGVVCVLTTDDCHKAFAQLSAQGVEFTQEPTEQPYGINCTLRDPFGNQIRIN; this is encoded by the coding sequence ATCGACCGGCACTTCGCCGAGCCACTCGACATCCCCGCGCTGGCCCGGGTCGCACTCGGCTTCGAGGTCACCAACGACGTCGACATGGGCTTCACCCGCTGGCTGACCGTCGCCCTGCCGCACGACCCCGATCGGCATCTCCTGCTCGAGGTGCCCGGCCCGCCCGCGCTCAGCGAGGAGGTCGCCGGTCAGGTCCGGGACGTGCTGACGAAGGGAGCGCTCGGCGTGGTGTGCGTGCTCACCACCGACGACTGCCACAAGGCGTTCGCGCAGCTGTCGGCCCAGGGGGTGGAGTTCACCCAGGAGCCGACCGAGCAGCCGTACGGCATCAACTGCACGCTGCGCGACCCGTTCGGCAACCAGATCAGGATCAACTAG
- a CDS encoding Xaa-Pro dipeptidyl-peptidase, which yields MVTRRLRRLSVPLLVAATTAGALAGVAQAEPAPAFVLEDGVTQPVYSYADAIRESVWVDLGTDLDADGETDRMAVDIVRPAEPAAAGQRVPVIMDTSPYYLCCGRGNEAQRKTYDENGEPLGFPLYYDNYFVPRGYAVALVDDLGTNRSTSCPDGGGPAMTGASASVIDWLNGRATAYTSATGHETADADWSTGAVGMIGKSADGTVANGVATLGVEGLRTIVPIGAVSSYYHQHNANGAWGGYAPLRSGPPNLLTPRAYELCEPFFQDLETRFDDDGNWTRYWAERDYTRRADDVEASVFLVHGFTDQAVPSDHLARWWDALSEADVPRKLWLTQAGHVDPFDFDRERWVHTLHRWFDRWLLDIDNGIDDEPMVSVERAPGSWTDEAGWPAAGARDVTLRPSSPGLLSTATAPAGDAAAFTDDPEQDRWVWAADPDQPSPARVLFRTEPLESELRLSGSASVTVRASSTTSEAVVSAALVDYGPATVHDYLNPGWGSENLETRSCWGESTPSDSACYLDTALSLQDVDHHVLASGTGDLGHWATLWRQLPLRPGRAQTITFDLTAMDHVVPAGHRIGLILAGTDYWRSAAPSQLPTVTVDLARTSVELPVVGRTLDE from the coding sequence ATGGTGACGCGTCGATTGCGCCGTCTGTCCGTTCCCCTCCTCGTGGCCGCGACCACCGCCGGCGCCCTCGCCGGTGTCGCCCAGGCCGAACCAGCGCCGGCGTTCGTGCTGGAGGACGGCGTCACGCAACCGGTGTACTCGTACGCCGACGCGATCCGCGAGTCGGTGTGGGTCGACCTCGGCACCGACCTCGACGCCGACGGCGAGACGGACCGCATGGCGGTCGACATCGTCAGGCCGGCCGAGCCCGCCGCGGCCGGCCAGCGGGTCCCCGTCATCATGGACACCAGCCCGTACTACCTGTGCTGCGGCCGCGGCAACGAGGCGCAGCGCAAAACGTACGACGAGAACGGCGAGCCGCTCGGATTCCCGCTCTACTACGACAACTACTTCGTGCCCCGCGGGTACGCCGTCGCGCTGGTCGACGACCTGGGCACGAACCGGTCGACGAGCTGCCCGGACGGCGGCGGCCCGGCCATGACCGGGGCCAGCGCCAGCGTCATCGACTGGCTGAACGGCCGCGCCACCGCGTACACGTCGGCCACCGGCCACGAGACCGCCGACGCCGACTGGTCGACCGGCGCGGTCGGCATGATCGGCAAGTCCGCCGACGGCACCGTCGCCAACGGCGTGGCCACCCTGGGCGTCGAGGGTCTGCGCACCATCGTGCCCATCGGCGCCGTCAGCTCGTACTACCACCAGCACAACGCGAACGGCGCCTGGGGCGGCTACGCGCCGTTGCGCAGCGGCCCGCCGAACCTGCTGACGCCGCGGGCGTACGAGTTGTGCGAGCCGTTCTTCCAGGACCTCGAGACCCGGTTCGACGACGACGGCAACTGGACGCGGTACTGGGCCGAGCGCGACTACACCCGCCGCGCCGACGACGTCGAGGCGAGCGTCTTCCTGGTGCACGGGTTCACCGACCAGGCGGTGCCGTCGGACCACCTCGCCCGCTGGTGGGACGCGCTGTCCGAGGCCGACGTGCCGCGCAAGCTGTGGCTGACCCAGGCCGGCCACGTCGACCCGTTCGACTTCGACCGCGAGCGCTGGGTGCACACGCTGCACCGCTGGTTCGACCGCTGGCTGCTCGACATCGACAACGGCATCGACGACGAGCCGATGGTGTCGGTCGAGCGCGCCCCCGGATCGTGGACCGACGAAGCCGGCTGGCCGGCCGCGGGCGCCCGCGACGTCACGCTGCGCCCGTCGTCGCCCGGCCTGTTGTCGACGGCGACGGCGCCGGCCGGCGACGCCGCGGCCTTCACCGACGACCCCGAGCAGGATCGCTGGGTGTGGGCCGCCGACCCGGACCAGCCGTCGCCGGCCCGCGTCCTGTTCCGGACCGAGCCGCTGGAGTCCGAGCTGCGGCTGTCCGGCTCCGCGTCGGTGACGGTGCGCGCGTCGTCGACGACGTCCGAGGCGGTGGTGTCGGCGGCGCTGGTCGACTACGGACCGGCGACCGTCCACGACTACCTGAACCCCGGCTGGGGCAGCGAGAACCTCGAGACCCGGTCCTGCTGGGGCGAGAGCACGCCGTCCGACAGCGCCTGCTACCTCGACACCGCCCTCTCCCTCCAGGACGTCGACCACCACGTCCTCGCCAGCGGCACCGGCGACCTCGGCCACTGGGCGACGCTGTGGCGGCAGCTGCCGCTGCGGCCGGGGCGGGCGCAGACCATCACGTTCGACCTCACCGCCATGGACCACGTCGTGCCGGCCGGCCACCGCATCGGGCTGATCCTCGCCGGCACCGACTACTGGCGCTCCGCCGCACCCAGCCAGCTGCCCACCGTCACCGTCGACCTCGCCCGGACGTCGGTCGAGCTGCCGGTGGTGGGACGTACTCTCGACGAGTGA
- a CDS encoding helix-turn-helix domain-containing protein: protein MAWYRPVAVAPELRDALVCGWTAQVDGVELLVPDGCVDVMWLADGRVVVCGPETSAWPVVVPKGTDAVGVRFRPGVAPGLLGTPAHLLLDTRVGLDDVLGRGARALAREVTDAGSAEARLDLLTAAAQGWLYDHDGPDPLALWTVRVLSRRSSSIAELADGAGLTDRQLQRRSRAAFGYPPSMLRVILRLQRFMALARAPGNAHLGLAELAHLAGYSDQAHLSHDCRRIASSTPSELLQSQVPDWHGPGSVVDDAPVPAGQAA from the coding sequence ATGGCCTGGTACCGCCCCGTCGCCGTCGCGCCCGAGCTGCGCGACGCGCTGGTGTGCGGGTGGACGGCGCAGGTCGACGGGGTCGAGTTGCTGGTGCCCGACGGCTGCGTCGACGTCATGTGGCTGGCCGACGGGCGGGTGGTCGTGTGCGGTCCCGAGACGTCGGCCTGGCCGGTCGTCGTGCCGAAGGGCACCGATGCGGTCGGCGTGCGGTTCCGGCCGGGCGTCGCGCCGGGGCTGCTCGGCACGCCGGCGCACCTGCTGCTCGACACCCGGGTCGGGCTCGACGACGTCCTCGGCCGCGGTGCGCGGGCGCTGGCCCGCGAGGTCACCGACGCCGGGTCGGCCGAGGCGCGGCTCGACCTCCTGACGGCGGCGGCGCAGGGCTGGCTGTACGACCACGACGGCCCCGACCCACTGGCGTTGTGGACGGTTCGGGTGCTGAGCCGGCGCTCCAGCAGCATCGCCGAGCTCGCCGACGGCGCCGGGCTGACCGATCGCCAGTTGCAGCGCCGCAGCCGGGCCGCGTTCGGCTACCCGCCGTCCATGCTGCGGGTCATCCTGCGGTTGCAGCGGTTCATGGCGCTGGCCCGTGCGCCCGGCAACGCGCACCTCGGCCTCGCCGAGCTCGCCCATCTCGCCGGCTACAGCGACCAAGCGCACCTCTCGCACGACTGCCGCCGCATCGCGTCGAGCACGCCCAGCGAGCTGCTGCAGAGCCAGGTCCCCGACTGGCACGGTCCCGGCTCGGTGGTCGACGACGCACCGGTGCCCGCCGGCCAGGCGGCCTGA
- a CDS encoding TIGR03086 family metal-binding protein, producing the protein MTDIAERYRRLAATLTGRIESVPADRWESPSPCEGWTTRDVVAHLVDWHRDVAKLGGLTLPDGPPVADDPVAAWTHTRDAMQDLLDDPERANTPYEGMFGPTTVAATADQFLGFDLVVHGWDIARGAGLDDTIPPEDVADLLPMVEKLGDNLRRPGVCGPEVPVPDDADDQTKLLGLLGRDAT; encoded by the coding sequence ATGACCGACATCGCTGAGCGCTACCGCCGGCTGGCCGCCACGCTGACCGGCCGCATCGAGTCCGTCCCGGCCGACCGCTGGGAGTCGCCGTCGCCGTGCGAGGGCTGGACCACCCGCGACGTCGTCGCCCACCTCGTCGACTGGCACCGCGACGTCGCGAAGCTCGGCGGCCTGACGCTGCCCGACGGCCCGCCCGTCGCCGACGACCCCGTCGCCGCCTGGACACACACCCGCGACGCCATGCAGGACCTCCTCGACGACCCGGAGCGCGCGAACACCCCGTACGAGGGCATGTTCGGCCCGACCACGGTGGCCGCGACGGCCGACCAGTTCCTCGGCTTCGACCTCGTCGTGCACGGCTGGGACATCGCCCGCGGCGCCGGCCTCGACGACACCATCCCGCCCGAGGACGTCGCCGACCTGCTGCCCATGGTCGAGAAGCTGGGCGACAACCTGCGCCGCCCCGGCGTCTGCGGCCCCGAGGTCCCCGTGCCCGACGACGCCGACGACCAGACCAAGCTGCTCGGCCTCCTCGGCCGCGACGCCACCTGA
- a CDS encoding pilus assembly protein CpaE encodes MISVELARKLREKGLRWEPRPGDRFVIADRGMDDEVFVVSHMVVDVHEFPSGGRVLGFNGTVEWALDSVEQEAALWLPSEERLRELLGGAFTGLRRTDDGYRLTLDVGGRRVEVDDERAEEAYGKALLYLAAGD; translated from the coding sequence ATGATCTCCGTCGAGCTGGCCCGGAAGCTGCGCGAGAAGGGGCTGCGCTGGGAGCCGCGTCCCGGCGACCGGTTCGTCATCGCCGACCGCGGCATGGACGACGAGGTGTTCGTGGTCTCCCACATGGTCGTCGACGTGCACGAGTTCCCCAGCGGCGGGCGGGTGCTGGGCTTCAACGGCACGGTCGAGTGGGCGCTGGACAGCGTCGAGCAGGAGGCCGCGCTCTGGCTGCCGAGCGAGGAACGGCTGCGCGAGCTGCTGGGCGGCGCGTTCACCGGGCTGCGCCGGACGGACGACGGCTACCGGCTGACGCTCGACGTCGGCGGGCGGCGGGTCGAGGTCGACGACGAGCGGGCCGAGGAGGCGTACGGCAAGGCGTTGCTGTACCTCGCCGCGGGCGATTGA